tccattcatttttatgggagtgcAGAAAATAGCAGAGCACGGACTCTGCCATTTCTGTCAGTCCCACAGAATTGAATGGAGCGGTAGCTTTGCTTGCGTGGAGCAATTCCCATTAATTTCCATGGAACGTCCCAAAAATAGGAGAAAGCTCCGCTCGGCCATTTTcagcgctcccatagaaatgaatggaggtcgGCCGCACATGCACAGTCCGCTCTCCGTCTCTTTGCGGGTTCCGTATTAGAGGTAGGTGCCGCACCTATCAAACATGTATGAAATGACACAAACTCTTTAAAAGGTCCGATCGCACGTAGTCTATATAAAGCAGGTTTTCTGCAGTGGAGTTGCATTCTGAAAATCCACAGTAGCTGCAAAGAGGAtgacatattaaaaaaaatatataaaatctcaTCCATACATTGCGGAAAATTTCTGCGGTGTGGATGTCAATTTATGTTGCAGATTTCAAGCTTTTAAATGCAGAGAGtgagtgaaatctgcagcaaaccCTCAACATTACTGCTATAAATTCCGTAACATAATCCGCGCCAATTGACAGCAGACCCGCCAGCGCTTCAGAGGACTATGCATGTCTAAGTTTAGACATGCATATATGGCAGTGTTATATGGCGGTAGCGGCCACAAGGAAGGGTGTTACATGAACAACCTGTTCAAAGCATGGAAGAAATTTCAATCTGAGaatttttgtatttaaaaaaatttatgtcAAAACTACAAAGTATTTTAACAGCAGTCAACAGGAGGTGGCGTCTAGGGTGCTCAACATTTTATTAGACTGCGTCTATGACCTGACACTGGGGGTGTAGCTATGGCACCAATTATTTAGGCTGGCACTAAAAATACTGCAATACCAAAAGGCAAATGGTAGGTCACCCTCATACCTGAGCCCACTTCTTGTTCCGGCTCTGCATCTGAATTGCGGCGATAGAGGCAAATAAGTCGTCAGCGGTTAAGTCCTCCGGGAGCTTGGTCAGAAACTGGGCAATGTGAATGAAGTCCATTCTAGTTAAAATGTCTTCAAAAAGTCTTAGTATTCCCAAGGCAGTTCTGAAAAGAAACTCCTCCCCGTCACGGCAGAAAACATCCCAAACCCGGCACGCCAAATCCAGTGGTAGAGACTTACTGTACAGGGTAAAAATCCTGAGGGGAAACACACAAATGCCATTCACATGAcagtacagtcccatgtaaatatcattaCTAGTGCTGGATGAAGTCAAATCTTATGAAAAGCAATGCCTTCTGCACTGATCTGACACATTAGCCCACGGTAATTGCAGTATTCAttctggccagcagatggcagaaggGTACAAGCAAAGTGTAAAAACAGTGCAAAAGTTGTCTGTTTCAAAACCACCAAACATTATTAAACACACAAGTCAAGATTAACAATGAAAACAAGAATCAGTCTGGTCACCATTAACCAGTTCAAGACTGGTTAAGGGACGAATACAGCCTCCTGACATGCAATGCACAGCTGATTTgagtctgctaagacccagcagctcgtGCAATTTACCAGTAATCGGATGAGCAGCATGGCCgtgtcctgatctgtatacacaccACCCATTGAACATCATGTTTATAACAATAAGGAAGGCTGGGACAGTACAAAAACCGTCACCATGGGGAGCCTAGCTTTCTCTGCAACCTGCATGGTCTGTTTGCAGCTGCAAACTCTACAAGGCTAAATGCAGACTGCCAAGACATTTAAAGTATTAGGATGGCCCAGAAAGGTTATAGGCATTGCCCCAGCAGAGACAACCTCTTTCATACTGCAACTATCTGCTTATCTCCATGGGTTCGGCTCTAAGCACCCTCAGGAAACAGCTTATTTTAGTGTGGGAAGCCTTATCTAGTGGTCTATGTAATTTGTGGACATCTCAGGACCAAAATTAGAATTGCTCTCCTTTCTTGATCCTAAAAGAAAGTGCTAAGCTATGATGCCATGAGACAACCTTCCAACTTCTCTTCGCTGGGGACCCATGAATCCTAAGGCACAGCACAAGGTGGCATACAATCATGCATCACTCTTACCAGTCTATTAGGTAGATATCTGGGGTCAGATTATTTTTCTTGAAATGGGCAAATAATCTCGGCAAATTTTCTTCAAAAAATACTTCAAATGATGCAAAGTAAGTTAACATCTAGGAAGAAGGAGAGTGCAGAGAAAGAACACATTACGAACAGGCAACAATTTACAATCTTGCAAATGAGCCCAATCTTACCGTTTTACACTCACTAGCAATgataggaggaagaggaggaggaggaggaggcccagaacacaaaatcaGTTTGTACTGCTAATATTTAAAAGGGTATTTCCATGCTTTCATTTTTATTATAGGGGTTGTGGAAAATTACTCTGCCCAGGTAGGGAGTATAGATGTATTAGGGGGAGTCAGAGAAGAGAGCCCCCACAAAGAGCATCTCTGGCAGACTGAGTCTGACTATGTATTACATGTAGTAAGGCAACCCGCTTATCAGCTCAGCTAGTGGATGGACTAGATGCTGTCACAGGTGCAGGTTTTTGCTGCAGTCTTTATTTCACATTTATAAAAACCAGGAGATTATACAATAGTCATAGATTTTTCAGACCCTCCTAGTCTTTAGTCACAGTCAGGGTGGTGTGAATGTGTGAAAGTTTCCCCATTCCTAAgaaaagacttaaaaaaaaaaaaaaaaaaaagttttgcaacTTTCTGCACTCGCCTGGGCAAAATTTAGGCAACTGGGCAaagttttgcgacttttttgcacttgcttgtgcaaaattttgcaaatttttgcatttttacaccactccagttttgtaacGTAGGTATGGTTGGTTAGctgtgttaatgagtttcactccagatttatcattgagataaatctcactccaggaggagggtggagtaggaaaactggagtagcttctctagacaaaagtgttaggtctgaggataagacaaatttatcaagtaacatgagacatttgataaatgtggcagacagtactccaacacagacatAAACTactcccctcatgataaattcccccctttgACTATAATCTATATTCTAATACTCTAATCTGTATGTACAATCTGttttttaaagggcttttctgggaGTACATTACTGATGACTTTTCCTCAgggtcagttgtttgaagaggttgcAGTTCTGCTGAAGCTCGACCAAGTGCTTTCACAAGCCACTTGTTTGCTTTTATGGGGTTATCCGGGAATTTATActcatgacctgtcctctggataggttatcgatatcagattggtgggggtccctaatcagctgttagaagaggccgggCGCTCAGTGATCCATCTGTCACAAGGACGAGGCGCAGCTCAgagccattcaagtcaatggggttgagctgcaataccaaagcaCAATCACTAtataatgtatggcgctgtgcttggaaaactGCTGGGAGCCGGatgtgctcaccagagctccagtgagcgcggcgctccctgaaacagctgatcggcaggggtgccgggactcGGATCCCCGCTGATGGGATaattatgacctatcctaaggattgaTCATCATTAGTTATTCCTAAATAATCCCTTTAACTGCAAAAGCTAACTAATACTATACACTCTGTATGATTGTATAAACTTGCAGTATGTTTCgagtctgtatatagtgataacaGCCCTTCATTTATATATGATTTAACTACTGCCATAAAACCAGGTTGATATACAGCTTAGAACTCTGTACTCTGAACCTGTACCTTACATTATAATATGTTCAAATAGCACAATTGTATAATGGTGTACTGGAGGCCACTGAATATATTGGCTCTATTCACATTTGTATTTCTGTTAAGCTTGCTGGTATTGTTAACCATATAGACTTGAAATAAAAATACTGGAACCCTGACAAACCCTATTAAAAGCGTTCACTGGTACCATGACTAAAGTTTTATAAACTTGCCTAGAGTACCCCAAAACACTGCACAGTTTTTGCCCAATTTACTAGTttttcatgtcagcactttccttcccctatTCTTAGCATCACTGCATTTTGGCTGGATGTTAACATGCAGACCTTCCTGTTTGGTTTTCTAACCATACCCATCATGCTTTGCTCTATCATTTTTCTCAGGACTTGTTCCGTTTAACTAACCATGGCGAGGGGAGGTGTAGTGGGTCTGACTACCGCAAAGAACAGTTTCACAGGTGGAGCAAGCCTGAAAAACATcacagagcaaagcatgctgggtgtGGTTAGAAAACCCAGCAAGAAGCTGATGAActcaggaagttctgcatgtaaacatcctgccaggatgcagtgatgctgagaacaggggaaggaaagtgccAATATGAAAAGATTAATATGGGGTaaaaatatgcagtgtttgggGTACTCTAGGCCAAAAAAATAAGTTGCTATGGGACCAGGGACCCCACTGAAAGTTCATTTGAACCCACTGAAAAACAGACTCATCACAGCATTATGATTCATTACAAGTGGAAGCCTAATGTGAGCAGAGCCCTAGAGGAACCACTGACTGTGACATCCAATACTTACAAGGCCATGGTCTACTCTGAAGAATGCCATCTGACAAGGTTTATTCAAGAGGTTTGAAAACGCAATGAAGGCATCAGCAGTATCTAGGTTCAGGATCAGCACAGCAGCGATAAACGACATGCCCTGTACCTGGAGGAGTAAGATGTTATCATTAGTACTCGGCCCCGGAACAGCATGTACCTCCACCACAGAGTAAACATTATGCATGGCAAGACACAACAAAAACGTTCCCGGAACCCTCAGCTGTTAAATAGTGTTCGGTTCAATCTGGGATGTGCAGTGGATGAGATACTTACATAACCAACATCAGGTCGGTAGCAAGTGTAGGCCCCTAAAATACTGTGCAGCATGTCATGATAGGGACCACCCTGAAAAATAAAGCCAGGCAAATATGAATATAGCATAAGAAATGCATACTAATTCACCATGCACATACACAATAGAAATCCAGAAAGGCTCAACTCATGGGTAGCTCATTTATTTCTCTGCTGTAAACCTACTGTATAACTGTACCCTGCATGAAGAGCAATTCCAGAGTAGACACTTATTACTGCAAGGCGACTCAGTGACTTTACAACCATGCTTCACAGGTAATGTCTAAAATCTCCACCATGCCGTCCCTTATCTGGTGTGGAATTTTGGAGATTTTTCACTGGGGTGGAAAAGTTGCTCAGGTTTCTTTTATCTCAAATCATATAAACTGAATCTGAATAGATTTTAATGCAGTCAAACAGAATATATTTTCGTTCACATTGCTAAATGCATCTCGTCGTACCTTCTGGAATATACACAGATTTGGAAATGTCCGGGAGATATCTAATTTTATTAGCTCCAGGCTGGCTTCCCTGTCCGATGCAGACAAACCTGAGTCTACAGAAAAATGCATagaaacataaatttaaaaaaaaggtatGGCACAGTCAGTTCTGCCCCAATACACTTCCTACTGGATCACAAGGTTTATCTACTCATTGTTCACAAGTCACATTTTGGGAGAGAGGGTCTTTTTCCCCATGCTCAGCAGTTAAGACACGTCATTGGAAACCCACTGACACCCAGAGAGCCAAAGATCCTTGAATTAAAGGCTGCATGCGTGAAGTATAGAAGAGTGTCATGGGCCCTCGCAGTCTAGCCCAGGCACCATGGGCCCTCGCAGTCTAGCCCAGGCACCATGGGCCCTCGCAGTCTAGCCCAGGCACCATGGGCCCTCGCAGTCTAGCCCAGGCACCATGGGCCCTCGCAGTCTAGCCCAGGCACCATGGGCCCTCGCAGTCTAGCCCAGGCACCATGGGCCCTCGCAGTCTAGCCCAGGCACCATGGGCCCTCGCAGTCTAGCCCAGGCACCATGGGCCCTCGCAGTCTAGCCCAGGCACCATGGGCCCTCGCAGTCTAGCCCAGGCACCATGGGCCCTCGCAGTCTAGCCCAGGCACCATGGGCCCTCGCAGTCTAGCCCAGGCACCATGGGCCCTCGCAGTCTAGCCCAGGCACCATGGGCCCTCGCAGTCTAGCCCAGGCACCATGGGCCCTCGCAGTCTAGCCCAGGCACCATGGGACCTCGCAGTCTAGCCCAGGCACCATGGGACCTCGCAGTCTAGCCCAGGCACCATGGGTCCTCGCAGTCTAGCCCAGGCACCATGGGACCTCGCAGTCTAGCCCAGGCACCATGGGACCTCGCAGTCTAGCCCAGGCACCATGGGACCTCGCAGTCTAGCCCAGGCACCATGGTGTCACAACcacacagctgagaagctctgacagaggcctttcagaacctcctccttgagttttctttgttgtggtattcagttcctcatctcgttagcctctctcagctgtcatgtagttggactgattgcttccctttaaattcctccccataatgctttactgggcggcttatactacttcctggagtgtgtgcatgctcatcccatttcccagtctgctactaaagttaagtgctgtacttttatctgttattttctgtttgctggatgccaggtgaccctgactccctccgtgtctggtgtagggagccggtggtcgtgtcccctcactattgtagggtgttcaggtgttatatagtcgaggtacgtggatatgcaaccatccacctctgggatctttgcataggctgagcagccagggaaagtgctaggtcttgtgcaggggtctccccttggttccttagctttggatccagtgagtcatatatgcatgttgctttgtcttgtttcctgtacaccgtccgtgacacatggGTCCTCGCAGTCTAGCCCAGGCACCATGGGTCCTCGCAGTCTAGCCCAGGCACCATGGGTCCTCGCAGTCTAGCCCAGGCACCATGGGTCCTCGCAGTCTAGCCCAGGCACTATGGGTCCTCGCAGTCTAGCCCAGGCACCATGGGTCCTCGCAGTCTAGCCCAGGCACCATGGGTCCTCGCAGTCTAGCCCAGGCACCATGGGTCCTCGCAGTCTAGCCCAGGCACCATGGGTCCTCGCAGTCTAGCCCAGGCACCATGGGTCCTCGCAGTCTAGCCCAGGCACCATGGGTCCTCGCAGTCTAGCCCAGGCACCATGGGTCCTTGCAGTCTAGCCCAGGCACCATGGGTCCTCGCAGTCTAGCCCAGGCACCATGGGTCCTCGCAGTCTAGCTATGTCACACCCCTACTCTATGCAATTACACCTGGTGTCTGTTTTTGCCCCATATAAACCGCAGTACCGTACTGCATAAAGACCTTGTGGTTCACAGGGGCAGCACTAAAACAAAATTACGTCATGTCCTTCTACATAAGTTCTTACCTTCATTTTCCCCATCGGACCCTCCCATGCTCAGCGATTTCCATCGGTCCCTAGCCCGAGATAAACAGATATCGTAGAGCTCTAGGAAATAAAACATACACCCACTTGACCCAATATCCTACAATACATATGACATAACATTTACATCGCCCTGGGCCACATACTCAGTCTTGTCTTGCAGATGCTCCTGGATGATTTCTGCCCCAACATATCATTTTATCTTCTTTTCAATGGCTGATGTTACATTAAATGGCCCCAGAACACTGCACACCTTAAATATACTCAATTACCTATTCATTTGCTTGATTTCTTATTTTATTCTTGGTTTATCAGCATAAACGTCACGAGAGTTACATAATAGGTTGACTCATCTCAACACACCCTTTCCATACATCCTATTCGGCCGGCTTAGAATTTTTCTCTATTATTAGACAGCCACTTATGTAGTGTGAATGTAATACCACATCTCACCAGTAGTGAGCGCCGCAAGGAAAATTCCTGACTGGCTGCAGATTCTTCTAGGTAATAAAAACCGGGAATTGCTGAAGCTGTACCTGTGGTAATCATCTGACCGCTAGGTAGGGTTTAGTTTGAAGAGCAACGGCCTTGATGAGGCACtccacttaaagggaacttgttttgtgtatagagccgctagcacatccgaaaTACCCAGCctgcatagctctgtgtgctttaattgtgtaaaaaaacaaaaaacgattttatacatatgcaaaataacctgagatgagtcctgtttctgactcatctcacatacaggactcatctcaggttaatttacatatgtatcaaatcgttgtttattttacacaataaaagcacacagagctatggggactgggtattgcggatgtgctagcggccatctagcaacccatgtcctcagctctatacacaaaatcccggtgacaggttccctttaaatgaaaatTGGTGTAAAATGCGTCCCCGATCACTGGCATCTTGTTCTTCTTCTGAGCCCAGAAGCAGCTTTTGTACCGCTATCCCATATTCCAggtagtatatagtatatatgtaGTAAGACCCTCTATATTACTGGGTATACTCACACTCTACTACATATTCTAATGGGGTccgatgcacacaaccgtatttttggtccacattccGATCCGCATTTTGTCCGGATTggctgcagacccattcattaaaaaaattagacagcacactgtgtgctgtccgcattggtattttagttttacagtttctcaaaaaagatagaacatgtcctattcttgtctgttttgcagacgagAATAGGAATTTTTACAATAGGGCAGAAGGCGAGGAACAGGAAAATGCGGGCCgtgatccatgttttgcggattcacaatgtgcagaccgcaaaacagatacggtcatgtgcatgaggccttaaaggggttctccaggcttttaagattgatgacctatcctcaggataggtcatcaatatcagatcgtcaggggtctgacacctggatgAGGAGACGTTGCACGCAGTGGGCACATGcagtctcccgtctctcttcctgctcgccgctgctttgccatagacatagcagcagcaaacaggaagagagacgggagacggcaCTTGAATACtgcgcgcgccgtctcctcatacaactGATCAGCAGGAGTGTCGGATCCCcggtgatctgatattgatgacctagcctgagggataggtcatctatattaaTGGTCCGGAGAACACCTTTAAACAAATAATACCAAAATCTTACAGGCTTTAGTCTTACCGTGAGTGATATTTAACTCATTGCCAATTGCCAAACTCCAGACTTTTCCCCTCACGCTCGGTGGGATCCCCTGCCACCACATCTCTCGAACTTTTCGAGAACAGCACCTAAATGGCAAAATGGTGTAAGACCTATTAATAATAGATTAAACATccatgcatatttttttgttttcaactTAGACTTTAATTAAGTTTTATGGATGTTTCTATCCAAAGAGAGAACACAACATTGCAGACAGTATATATCAAAATAGCATAACACAGGCATCAAATATAAATGCCATAAGCGTGGGTAAATAAAGAGGTTTCAAAAAAATATTCTGAGGAGCGTATGTCCTGTATCCAAGCACAGAGGTCAGATCTGGAGGGAGGGATAGAACGCTTCCACAGCAGAGCAATCAGACATTTAGTGGCTGTTAATATGTGGAGGATTGGCATCCCTACCCTCGAGCGACCCAGGCACCATGTTCAAAAGGAGCACCATAGGGTCCCTCGGTATACGTATAATCAGAGTATCTTGGGCAACCCGTATCACCTGCGTCCAGTAGGGTATAATCTCTGGGGAGGACCAGAGAACATGGTACAAGGAAGCTCCTGGCTGGGAGCACCTCCAGCAAATATCTGGCAATACAGAGTTCAGGATATGTAATAGTTCTGGTGTAGGATACCAGTGCGTGAGAATCTTAAGTTGGTTTTCCCTATAAGTTATACAGGAGGAACTAGAATGAGCCCTTCTCCAGACACAACGCCAGGTCTCTGCCGGGAGCTCCCTTTGCAACCAGTCCTCCCATTTCGTCATGTAGGAATGTTTAAAGTCAATAGCGAATTCAAAAGAAATCCAGGTCTAATATATATCAGAGATAAGACCCTTAGGGCtattgcacacggctgttgtgtgcccgtggcccgactcgtgtgcactccgcatcacagatgctgacccacttgaatgggtccacaatcacggagatgcagaacggaagcacggatcggaacccagTGGAACTACTACAGAgtatttctgtccgtgcctccgcacagcaaaaaaaattaaaaaataacattcattcaatttttttgcggtgcggacggatcactgacccattcaagttgaatgggtctcgatccgtcccggatgttgcccgtgcattggggactgcaaattgtctGATGGTAATATCAGAGAGTGTACACTGGTATGCAGCAACTCTGGTCATTTTCTGGTCTGCATATATGGGAGGAGGTTCTCTTCCTATTCTTGGAGACCCTATGAGGTTACTGTATAGCACACACTGCAGCATCTATACCAGTGGTGGTCAACCCATCAAATTCTAGGGCCTCAAATGTGGGCCTTaaaaagggtttgtcccatgaaaaacatgctaaatttttcaaaccaacacctggatcggaatacatttgtaattgcaCGTGATTAAAAATTTAGCAGAGTCTCTCAGGTACTCAATAAAACATATcagtacagcgccacctgctgtttgttcttaagCTTATTTCTCTGTCCTGAAGTGACCACACATACTCCGTTCTATtcctcaactgccaccagccatatctactgttagagctgcagcagaaaggacatgccccccgagaaaggacacaaccgctgagctgccagcttgaaatatatcaaagcaactggagcaatggagatctctggatccatgtgaggtacaaggctggttctagctttgttagaacgaGAGTctcatgtactacatgatgtcagattttcatattttacatttttcatgggataacccctttaacataaaaagGACTCCACACCACACCAGGCACAGCCTCTACATTATactacagatgactatggaaatGGGGGGGTGCCTCCATAAGAGAAGGTCTTTTGTTCTTCATGGTTGGGCAGAGCACTGTGTACAGCAGCGCCCCCGTCTGACCATTGGGGTTGCAGCTGCACCATATAAGCTTATCATCCCTCCCTCACTAACACAAGGCCTCGGACACTGGTCTATACAGAAGATGACAGAATTTAACTAAAtcacagattattatttttttgctggacATTTCCACAGCAAAACAATCTGTAaacgattttatttttttatatttcaggatTTACATAAGAAAATGTGAACTACAACATTTCAATAGTTTTGCCTCCACTTACATGGATTCCCAGTTGGGCAGAACCTCATTGCTCCACATGAGAGCGGCGTTTCCAATGCTTTCCTCCAGTTTGCACCTCTCCTCCAGTTGTTTTTTCTTTCTCTGGGCATCTTTAAATTCTGAAAATACAAGTGCACGATTGAAACGTCAAATTTCTAGAGGGTCGTAATGAGGGGAACATCTAAGGAAAGCTAGAAAGCAGAGGGTCATACACAGCTCAGGAGTAAGGATGTGCGCTGCACACCACGCGGACGGCTCATCTGAAATCAGAGATCTGGCAGTCGGCGGCTAAACAAATTTTAGCACCGATACATTCACCAATGTAAAACATATTGTCTAATGACTGTCCGGAATAAACTGACTGAGATGAAGAACACTTGGATCATCCCTTCAGATTATGATCACATGTTGAGTTAATATGcgatggtggaaaaaaaaaaactaaaaaccttTTATAGTAGATAGTCCTATGAAATTCCACTACAGAGTTATAGGGGCAGAGACTGTATCCAGCGACTAGCATCCAACTGGAAAGGACATATGTAAGCTTTATGAGGGGAATGCCATCTCATTGGCTTCTTCAGGCAACCAGTATTGTTGGCAGGGCTCTTAGCAATTCTTATTGGCTAAACAAAACTCGCCTCTCCTCATAATGCTCCTCCCAAAATACTGTACCCGGCATCCAACTGAACAGCCCCCAAACGCTAGTTGTTTTGTGGATGCTTTAAGTACTCCCTGGTAAAAGAAGGTCTGTAGATCCCCCACCTGTCACTGTGTGCATTCATCCCTATTGACTTAATATCAATCTTTTGCGTAAGTGATGAAGGACATCGGCATAAACTTCCTCTTACTCTTCTGGGTGATGATCCTTCCTTAAAGGAACACTCGGGACAAAATTTACCCCGTATGCAGGGCTCAAATGGGTGACGCATAACACAGGGATTCAAACATCACAGAGAGAATCCTCGTATAATGCACTCTCcctcctttaaagggcatctgtc
This portion of the Bufo gargarizans isolate SCDJY-AF-19 chromosome 1, ASM1485885v1, whole genome shotgun sequence genome encodes:
- the TBC1D14 gene encoding TBC1 domain family member 14 isoform X2, encoding MAAPPLLLLVDRGIFARRKSVQVEKQNEIGWKLFGKVPPREIPPSYSGKVPKEYEDRIGQASKSPSPKQNVRKSLVFEPLSTTALILEDRPANLPAKPAEEAQKHRQEYEEMVAQAKRREFKDAQRKKKQLEERCKLEESIGNAALMWSNEVLPNWESMCCSRKVREMWWQGIPPSVRGKVWSLAIGNELNITHELYDICLSRARDRWKSLSMGGSDGENEDSGLSASDREASLELIKLDISRTFPNLCIFQKGGPYHDMLHSILGAYTCYRPDVGYVQGMSFIAAVLILNLDTADAFIAFSNLLNKPCQMAFFRVDHGLMLTYFASFEVFFEENLPRLFAHFKKNNLTPDIYLIDWIFTLYSKSLPLDLACRVWDVFCRDGEEFLFRTALGILRLFEDILTRMDFIHIAQFLTKLPEDLTADDLFASIAAIQMQSRNKKWAQVLSALQKDTRDTENRSPALKR
- the TBC1D14 gene encoding TBC1 domain family member 14 isoform X3, with product MEYEDRIGQASKSPSPKQNVRKSLVFEPLSTTALILEDRPANLPAKPAEEAQKHRQEYEEMVAQAKRREFKDAQRKKKQLEERCKLEESIGNAALMWSNEVLPNWESMCCSRKVREMWWQGIPPSVRGKVWSLAIGNELNITHELYDICLSRARDRWKSLSMGGSDGENEDSGLSASDREASLELIKLDISRTFPNLCIFQKGGPYHDMLHSILGAYTCYRPDVGYVQGMSFIAAVLILNLDTADAFIAFSNLLNKPCQMAFFRVDHGLMLTYFASFEVFFEENLPRLFAHFKKNNLTPDIYLIDWIFTLYSKSLPLDLACRVWDVFCRDGEEFLFRTALGILRLFEDILTRMDFIHIAQFLTKLPEDLTADDLFASIAAIQMQSRNKKWAQVLSALQKDTRDTENRSPALKR